In one window of Streptomyces sp. FXJ1.172 DNA:
- a CDS encoding outer membrane protein assembly factor BamB family protein codes for MTQPPNQPPHGGFGAPQDQPPQGGFGPPQTPPAQGGFGAPNAPQNPPAAPGGPGIPPTPPPPAQPPAAPPAPPGPPAQQPQPPQPGYGHPQQPGPYGAPAAPGAPGPYGYPQQPQQPGPYGAAPQPGYGYPQQPQYPGAPGTAPAGKKKTALVIGAAAAALLVIGGTVYAVTSGGGDGKKKPVAQQSDGPGHSASASPSASSGGDDPENLNAGRKAGEAKVLWYQSAPDAPASGADAPGMWITDKAAVKAAYKQVFAYGVGDGKPAWGPITFPQKICAVTSQKSADDKVVVAYMNGAGDSAKCNQLQQIDLDTGQKGWSGQVADGGLFDSALNVELTVTGKTLLVARSESGTAYDIDSGKKLYDKTKYGQACFPAAYAGGTNRLIQVSSCASGTDSEHDEIQELDPATGKVKWTQPVKKGWQVSRTFSVDPLVVYLTNQDKKAWNISTFTQDGKFRSEVKVDEKFGPRCGWQILERDLQGCQGVVADADTLYLPTDTTSSANQIVAISLADGKEKWRAKSPADEPMYPMKEEGGKLVAYVQPSYDAGGQVVSLPVTGSSHATTKLLQNPSGTAEIEDTFYDGVIDWSGGRFFISSGRLSGSDQAKEKLIMAFGN; via the coding sequence ATGACTCAGCCACCCAACCAGCCGCCGCACGGCGGCTTCGGAGCGCCGCAGGACCAGCCGCCACAGGGCGGATTCGGTCCCCCGCAGACGCCACCGGCGCAGGGCGGATTCGGCGCCCCGAACGCCCCGCAGAACCCGCCGGCCGCCCCCGGCGGCCCCGGCATACCCCCCACTCCGCCGCCGCCGGCCCAGCCGCCGGCCGCCCCGCCTGCGCCTCCCGGCCCGCCGGCCCAGCAGCCGCAGCCGCCCCAGCCGGGTTACGGCCATCCCCAGCAACCGGGCCCGTACGGCGCCCCGGCCGCGCCCGGCGCGCCGGGCCCCTACGGCTACCCGCAGCAGCCCCAGCAGCCGGGCCCCTACGGGGCGGCGCCGCAGCCCGGTTACGGCTACCCGCAGCAGCCGCAGTACCCGGGCGCTCCCGGCACCGCGCCCGCCGGCAAGAAGAAGACGGCGCTGGTCATCGGTGCCGCGGCGGCCGCGCTGCTCGTCATAGGCGGCACGGTGTACGCGGTCACGAGCGGCGGCGGCGACGGCAAGAAGAAGCCGGTCGCCCAGCAGAGCGACGGCCCGGGGCACTCCGCCTCCGCTTCGCCGAGCGCGTCCAGCGGGGGCGACGACCCGGAGAACCTCAACGCGGGCCGGAAGGCCGGCGAGGCCAAGGTGCTCTGGTACCAGTCGGCCCCGGACGCCCCGGCCTCCGGCGCCGACGCGCCCGGCATGTGGATCACGGACAAGGCGGCGGTGAAGGCGGCGTACAAGCAGGTCTTCGCCTACGGCGTCGGGGACGGCAAGCCCGCCTGGGGGCCCATCACCTTCCCGCAGAAGATCTGCGCGGTCACCTCGCAGAAGTCGGCCGACGACAAGGTCGTCGTGGCGTACATGAACGGCGCCGGTGACAGCGCCAAGTGCAACCAGCTCCAGCAGATCGACCTGGACACCGGCCAGAAGGGCTGGAGCGGGCAGGTCGCCGACGGCGGGCTGTTCGACAGCGCGCTCAACGTCGAGCTGACCGTGACCGGCAAGACGCTGCTGGTGGCCCGTTCGGAGTCGGGCACGGCGTACGACATCGACAGCGGCAAGAAGCTGTACGACAAGACGAAGTACGGCCAGGCCTGCTTCCCGGCCGCGTACGCGGGCGGCACGAACCGGCTGATCCAGGTCTCCTCCTGCGCCTCCGGCACGGACAGCGAGCACGACGAGATCCAGGAGCTGGACCCGGCCACCGGCAAGGTCAAGTGGACCCAGCCGGTGAAGAAGGGCTGGCAGGTCTCGCGGACGTTCTCCGTCGACCCGCTGGTGGTCTACCTGACCAACCAGGACAAGAAGGCCTGGAACATCTCCACCTTCACCCAGGACGGCAAGTTCCGCTCCGAGGTCAAGGTCGACGAGAAGTTCGGGCCCCGCTGCGGCTGGCAGATCCTCGAACGCGATCTCCAGGGCTGCCAGGGCGTCGTGGCGGACGCCGACACGCTGTACCTGCCGACGGACACCACCAGCAGCGCCAACCAGATCGTCGCGATCAGTCTCGCCGACGGCAAGGAGAAGTGGCGGGCCAAGTCCCCGGCGGACGAGCCGATGTACCCGATGAAGGAGGAGGGCGGCAAGCTCGTCGCGTACGTGCAGCCGTCGTACGACGCGGGCGGCCAGGTGGTGTCGCTCCCGGTCACCGGCTCCTCCCACGCCACCACCAAGCTGCTGCAGAACCCGTCGGGCACGGCCGAGATCGAGGACACCTTCTACGACGGCGTCATCGACTGGTCCGGCGGGCGGTTCTTCATCTCTTCCGGCCGGCTGTCCGGCAGTGACCAGGCGAAGGAGAAGCTGATCATGGCTTTCGGCAACTGA
- a CDS encoding outer membrane protein assembly factor BamB family protein, which produces MTQPPPPPPNQPPQQGGFGPVNPPAGPPPSPSLDKPPAAPPTPPAPPAQQPPQPQAQPPQPQPGYGYPQQAPAPQPPQPGYGYPGPQQSPYGQQPAAPYGAAPQNPYAQPTQPMQAGQPGYGYPGQPPTVPMQPQPGQSGGGRNNTTLFIVVAAVVAIALIVGGGLWYAKSSGGDDKKHNTASSSGGSAGGSGGTGGTSTGKEKVPANPAAHVLFQVPLPTSDDTTSTAGSWLTDKVYAKSGVAEVVGYDPVKGTKLWTIKLPGPICAASQHVTSDDRTAIVYQPKWDTKNKIGGCTQIAALDLDAGKKLWTQSVKSGDSPVNYQNVTVAQRTVAVGDTDGGAAFDLDSGKALWLPKPGDNCYDAGYGGGDRLVAVRHCGQSDNEQLSIQTLDPKTGKVISEYRMDPGIQYAAIVSSDPLVVAADVGDGAGDGSGVSDYFSIDGKTGKLLAHISAPGNTYGGRCDGITRIEYCKEIVAGNGKLYLPTEEHDGSGQYSKTNEVVAFDLNTGKPTGQRVEAGDGYLLAPLRMDGGNLIAYDRPPYDKGGQIVSIDGGSFKMTKLLENPSAQSSRDVETTMLPDYAEILFAKGHLYMSQVFAQRKGTTSYSKEDLVVAFGTDG; this is translated from the coding sequence ATGACCCAGCCGCCCCCTCCGCCGCCCAACCAGCCCCCGCAGCAGGGTGGTTTCGGCCCTGTGAACCCGCCCGCGGGCCCGCCCCCGAGCCCCTCCCTGGACAAGCCGCCGGCCGCCCCGCCGACGCCCCCCGCCCCGCCGGCCCAGCAACCTCCCCAGCCGCAGGCGCAGCCGCCCCAGCCCCAGCCCGGGTACGGCTATCCGCAGCAGGCCCCGGCCCCGCAGCCGCCCCAGCCCGGCTACGGCTACCCCGGCCCGCAGCAGAGCCCGTACGGGCAGCAGCCGGCCGCCCCGTACGGGGCCGCGCCGCAGAACCCGTACGCGCAGCCCACCCAACCCATGCAGGCCGGGCAGCCGGGCTACGGCTATCCGGGCCAGCCGCCGACCGTGCCGATGCAGCCGCAGCCGGGACAGAGCGGCGGCGGGCGGAACAACACCACGCTGTTCATCGTCGTGGCGGCGGTCGTCGCCATCGCGCTGATCGTCGGCGGCGGGCTGTGGTACGCCAAGTCCTCCGGCGGCGACGACAAGAAGCACAACACCGCCTCCTCCAGCGGCGGTTCGGCCGGCGGGAGCGGCGGCACCGGAGGCACGTCCACCGGCAAGGAGAAGGTGCCCGCGAACCCTGCCGCGCACGTGCTCTTCCAGGTGCCCCTGCCCACCTCGGACGACACGACCAGCACGGCGGGTTCGTGGCTGACCGACAAGGTGTACGCCAAGAGCGGCGTCGCCGAGGTCGTCGGCTACGACCCGGTCAAGGGCACCAAGCTGTGGACGATCAAGCTGCCCGGCCCGATCTGCGCGGCCAGTCAGCACGTCACGTCCGACGACCGGACCGCGATCGTGTACCAGCCGAAGTGGGACACGAAGAACAAGATCGGCGGGTGCACGCAGATCGCCGCGCTCGATCTTGACGCCGGCAAGAAGCTGTGGACGCAGTCGGTCAAGTCCGGTGACTCCCCGGTCAACTACCAGAACGTGACGGTCGCTCAGCGCACCGTCGCGGTCGGTGACACCGACGGCGGCGCCGCCTTCGACCTCGACTCGGGCAAGGCGCTGTGGCTGCCGAAGCCGGGCGACAACTGCTACGACGCGGGCTACGGCGGCGGCGACAGGCTGGTCGCGGTGCGCCACTGCGGACAGTCCGACAACGAGCAGCTCAGCATCCAGACCCTCGACCCGAAGACCGGGAAGGTGATCTCCGAGTACCGGATGGACCCGGGGATCCAGTACGCCGCCATCGTCTCCAGCGACCCGCTGGTGGTGGCCGCCGACGTCGGCGACGGCGCCGGTGACGGCAGCGGCGTCTCGGACTACTTCTCCATCGACGGCAAGACCGGCAAGCTGCTCGCGCACATCTCCGCGCCCGGCAACACCTACGGGGGCCGCTGCGACGGCATCACCCGCATCGAGTACTGCAAGGAGATCGTCGCGGGCAACGGCAAGCTGTACCTGCCGACCGAGGAGCACGACGGCTCGGGCCAGTACAGCAAGACCAACGAGGTCGTCGCCTTCGACCTGAACACCGGCAAGCCGACCGGGCAGCGTGTCGAGGCCGGCGACGGCTATCTGCTGGCCCCGCTGCGCATGGACGGCGGCAACCTGATCGCCTACGACCGGCCGCCGTACGACAAGGGCGGCCAGATCGTCAGCATCGACGGCGGGTCCTTCAAGATGACCAAGCTGCTGGAGAACCCGTCCGCGCAGAGTTCGCGTGACGTGGAGACCACCATGCTGCCGGACTACGCGGAGATCCTCTTCGCCAAGGGCCACCTGTACATGTCGCAGGTCTTCGCCCAGCGCAAGGGCACCACGTCGTACAGCAAGGAAGACCTGGTGGTGGCGTTCGGCACGGACGGCTGA
- a CDS encoding helix-turn-helix transcriptional regulator, translating to MGVRLMVVDDHRLLAEALASALKLRGHRVLAAAAPAAGAADLVIARAPEVCLLGTAAPAEPGVFDPVVKIKRERPQVAVVVLGPVPSPRGIAAAFAAGASGYVRHDERIEGVERAIMKARAGEAAVAPQLLQGAFGELLNPAAQPDDEAQRLLEMLTPREVEVLVRVADGEDTRLIAAGMGIAPSTARTHVQRVLMKLGVGSRLEAAALAARTGLLDRAGPLNPGPE from the coding sequence ATGGGAGTACGGCTCATGGTCGTCGACGACCATCGCCTGCTCGCGGAGGCGCTGGCGTCGGCGCTCAAGCTGCGCGGGCACCGGGTGCTCGCCGCCGCGGCGCCGGCCGCGGGCGCGGCGGACCTGGTGATCGCGCGGGCGCCGGAGGTGTGCCTGCTGGGCACGGCGGCACCGGCCGAGCCGGGGGTCTTCGACCCGGTGGTGAAGATCAAGCGGGAGCGGCCGCAGGTGGCGGTGGTGGTGCTCGGCCCGGTGCCGTCGCCGCGGGGCATCGCGGCGGCGTTCGCGGCGGGGGCGTCGGGGTACGTCCGGCACGACGAGCGGATCGAGGGCGTCGAGCGGGCCATCATGAAGGCCCGGGCGGGGGAAGCGGCGGTGGCGCCGCAGCTGCTCCAGGGCGCCTTCGGGGAACTGCTCAATCCGGCGGCCCAGCCCGACGACGAGGCGCAGCGGCTGCTGGAGATGCTCACACCGCGGGAGGTGGAGGTCCTGGTCCGGGTGGCCGACGGCGAGGACACCCGCCTGATCGCGGCCGGCATGGGCATCGCCCCGAGCACCGCACGCACGCATGTGCAGCGGGTCCTGATGAAACTGGGCGTGGGGTCGAGGCTGGAGGCGGCGGCGCTGGCCGCGCGGACGGGGTTGCTGGACCGGGCGGGCCCACTGAACCCTGGCCCTGAATAG
- a CDS encoding sodium:solute symporter family protein — MQTPTYDHAYLAAGLRLPTNGLDYTILAIYFVVVLGIGFAARRSVKTSLDFFLSGRSLPAWITGLAFISANLAATEILGMAANSAQYGAYTVHWYWIGAIPAMVFLGLVMMPFYYGSKVRSVPEFLLLRFDRAAHLLSSILFAFAAILIAGVNLYALAIVVEALLGWPQWVAIVVAGAFVLAYITLGGLSSAIYNEVLQFFVILAALIPITVLGLKKVGGWGGLTDKLTATHGHNFTTAWGGTGIGSANPLGANWLTIVLGLGFVLSFGYWTTNFAEVQRALSAKNLSASRRTPLIAAYPKIFIVFLVMIPGLVAAALVPKIGTSGSGLQYNDAIPYLMQELLPNGVLGIAVTGLLAAFMAGMAANVSSFNTVFTNDIWAKYVVRDREDSYYVRFGRLITVIGVLASVGTAFLASSFSNIMSYLQTLFSFFNVPMFVVFIVGMFWKRASAKSGFWGLLAGTVTAMVNYFVFYKKGIISIPTDQGANFVSAIAGFVAGAVVMVAVSLFTKPKPAGELQGLVYGTRSPGMSEAPAPGDEAWYRKPALLGWGAVVLAAACYIPFSL; from the coding sequence ATGCAAACCCCCACATACGACCACGCCTACCTGGCGGCGGGGCTACGGCTCCCCACCAACGGGCTGGACTACACGATCCTGGCGATCTACTTCGTCGTCGTGCTCGGCATCGGCTTCGCCGCCCGCCGCTCCGTGAAGACCAGCCTCGACTTCTTCCTCTCGGGTCGCTCGCTGCCCGCCTGGATCACCGGCCTCGCCTTCATCTCGGCGAACCTGGCGGCCACCGAGATCCTGGGCATGGCCGCGAACAGCGCCCAGTACGGCGCCTACACGGTGCACTGGTACTGGATCGGCGCCATCCCGGCCATGGTCTTCCTGGGCCTGGTGATGATGCCCTTCTACTACGGCAGCAAGGTCCGCTCGGTCCCCGAGTTCCTGCTCCTGCGCTTCGACCGGGCCGCCCACCTGCTCAGTTCGATCCTGTTCGCGTTCGCCGCGATCCTGATCGCGGGCGTCAACCTCTACGCCCTCGCGATCGTCGTCGAGGCGCTGCTGGGCTGGCCGCAGTGGGTCGCGATCGTGGTGGCCGGCGCCTTCGTCCTCGCGTACATCACCCTCGGCGGCCTCTCCTCGGCGATCTACAACGAGGTGCTCCAGTTCTTCGTGATCCTGGCCGCCCTCATCCCGATCACCGTGCTCGGCCTGAAGAAGGTCGGCGGCTGGGGCGGGCTGACCGACAAGCTCACCGCCACCCACGGCCACAACTTCACGACCGCGTGGGGCGGGACCGGCATCGGCAGCGCCAACCCGCTCGGCGCGAACTGGCTGACCATCGTCCTCGGACTCGGCTTCGTCCTCTCCTTCGGCTACTGGACGACGAACTTCGCCGAGGTGCAGCGCGCCCTGTCCGCGAAGAACCTCTCCGCGAGCCGGCGCACCCCGCTGATCGCCGCCTACCCGAAGATCTTCATCGTCTTCCTGGTGATGATCCCGGGCCTGGTCGCCGCGGCGCTGGTGCCGAAGATCGGCACCAGCGGCTCGGGCCTGCAGTACAACGACGCCATCCCGTACCTGATGCAGGAGCTGCTGCCCAACGGCGTGCTCGGCATCGCGGTCACCGGTCTGCTGGCGGCCTTCATGGCGGGCATGGCGGCCAACGTGTCGTCCTTCAACACCGTGTTCACGAACGACATCTGGGCCAAGTACGTGGTGCGCGACCGCGAGGACTCCTACTACGTCCGCTTCGGCCGCCTGATCACCGTGATCGGTGTCCTCGCATCGGTCGGCACGGCGTTCCTGGCGTCGTCGTTCTCGAACATCATGAGCTACCTGCAGACGCTGTTCTCCTTCTTCAACGTGCCGATGTTCGTCGTCTTCATCGTCGGCATGTTCTGGAAGCGCGCGTCCGCCAAGTCCGGCTTCTGGGGCCTGCTCGCGGGCACCGTGACCGCGATGGTCAACTACTTCGTCTTCTACAAGAAGGGCATCATCTCGATCCCCACCGACCAGGGCGCCAACTTCGTCTCCGCGATCGCGGGCTTCGTCGCCGGCGCGGTCGTGATGGTCGCGGTGTCCCTGTTCACCAAGCCCAAGCCGGCCGGGGAACTGCAGGGCCTGGTCTACGGCACCCGCTCCCCCGGCATGTCCGAGGCACCCGCGCCCGGTGACGAGGCCTGGTACCGCAAGCCGGCCCTGCTGGGCTGGGGCGCGGTCGTCCTGGCCGCCGCCTGCTACATCCCGTTCTCGCTCTGA
- the galT gene encoding galactose-1-phosphate uridylyltransferase, whose translation MKKTSTRLADGRELIYYDLRDDTVRDAADRRPLDRTVTTSEIRRDVLLGDAVAIASHRQGRTYHPPADECPLCPTRGERLSEIPDSSYDVVVFENRFPSLAGDSGRCEVVCFTSDHDASFADLSEEQARLVLEAWTDRTSELSHLPSVEQVFCFENRGEEIGVTLGHPHGQIYAYPFTTPRTALMLRSLAAHKEATGGENLFDAVLQRELAGERVVLEGEHWAAFVPYAAHWPYEVHLYPKRRVPDLLALDEAARTEFPQVYLELLRRFDRIFGTGEPPTPYIAAWHQAPFGALEEFDGVTRDDFALHLELFTIRRTSGKLKFLAGSESGMSVFINDVPPERAAERLREVASS comes from the coding sequence TTGAAGAAGACCTCGACACGGCTGGCCGACGGTCGTGAGCTGATCTACTACGACCTTCGGGACGACACCGTGCGGGACGCCGCCGACCGCCGTCCCCTGGACCGTACGGTGACCACGTCCGAGATCCGCCGGGACGTGCTGCTCGGCGACGCGGTGGCGATCGCCTCGCACCGCCAGGGCCGCACCTACCACCCGCCGGCCGACGAGTGCCCGTTGTGCCCGACGCGGGGCGAGCGGCTCAGCGAGATCCCGGACTCGTCGTACGACGTCGTCGTCTTCGAGAACCGCTTCCCCTCCCTCGCCGGCGACTCCGGCCGCTGCGAGGTCGTCTGCTTCACTTCCGACCACGACGCCTCCTTCGCCGACCTCAGCGAGGAGCAGGCGCGCCTGGTGCTGGAGGCGTGGACGGACCGCACCTCGGAGCTGTCGCATCTGCCCTCCGTCGAACAGGTCTTCTGTTTCGAGAACCGGGGCGAGGAGATCGGCGTGACCCTCGGCCACCCGCACGGACAGATCTACGCCTACCCCTTCACCACCCCGCGCACCGCCCTGATGCTGCGCTCGCTCGCCGCCCACAAGGAGGCGACCGGCGGGGAGAACCTCTTCGACGCGGTCCTGCAGCGGGAACTGGCCGGTGAGCGGGTCGTTCTTGAGGGTGAGCACTGGGCCGCCTTCGTGCCGTACGCGGCGCACTGGCCGTACGAGGTGCACCTGTACCCGAAGCGTCGCGTGCCCGACCTGCTCGCGCTCGACGAGGCGGCACGCACAGAGTTCCCCCAGGTGTATCTGGAACTCTTGAGGCGCTTCGACCGGATCTTCGGCACCGGTGAGCCTCCGACGCCGTACATCGCGGCCTGGCACCAGGCCCCGTTCGGCGCGCTGGAGGAGTTCGACGGCGTGACGCGGGACGACTTCGCGCTCCACCTCGAGCTTTTCACCATCCGCCGCACTTCCGGCAAGCTGAAGTTTCTCGCGGGTTCCGAGTCCGGCATGAGCGTGTTCATCAACGACGTGCCGCCGGAGCGCGCGGCCGAGCGACTGCGAGAGGTAGCGAGTTCATGA
- the galE gene encoding UDP-glucose 4-epimerase GalE produces MKYLVTGGAGYVGSVVAQHLLEAGHEVTVLDNLSTGFREGVPAGAAFVEGDLRDAAKWLDPSYDGVLHFAASSQVGESVVKPEKYWDNNVAGSLALLGAMRDAGVRRLVFSSTAATYGEPEQVPIVESAPTKPTSAYGATKLAVDHMITSEAIAHGLAAVSLRYFNVAGAYGVYGERHDPESHLIPLVLQVAQGRRDAISVYGDDYATPDGTCVRDYIHVADLAEAHLLALTAARPGEHLICNLGNGNGFSVREVIETVRRVTGHPVPETVAPRRGGDPAVLVASAEAAREKLGWNPSRADLAGIVADAWEFAQHIAKEH; encoded by the coding sequence ATGAAGTACCTGGTGACGGGTGGGGCGGGTTACGTCGGCAGCGTGGTCGCCCAGCACCTGCTGGAGGCCGGCCACGAGGTGACGGTCCTCGACAACCTCTCCACCGGCTTCCGCGAGGGCGTCCCGGCCGGCGCCGCCTTCGTCGAGGGCGACCTCCGCGACGCCGCCAAGTGGCTCGACCCCTCCTACGACGGTGTGCTGCACTTCGCCGCGTCCTCGCAGGTCGGCGAGTCGGTGGTGAAGCCGGAGAAGTACTGGGACAACAACGTCGCCGGTTCCCTGGCTCTCCTCGGCGCCATGCGCGACGCGGGCGTGCGCCGCCTGGTCTTCTCCTCCACGGCGGCGACGTACGGCGAGCCGGAGCAGGTCCCGATCGTGGAGAGCGCCCCGACGAAGCCGACCAGCGCCTACGGGGCCACCAAGCTCGCCGTCGACCACATGATCACCAGCGAGGCGATCGCCCACGGCCTGGCCGCGGTGTCGCTGCGCTACTTCAACGTGGCGGGCGCGTACGGCGTCTACGGCGAGCGGCACGACCCCGAGTCGCACCTGATCCCGCTGGTCCTGCAGGTCGCCCAGGGCCGCCGGGACGCGATCTCGGTCTACGGCGACGACTACGCGACCCCCGACGGCACCTGCGTACGCGACTACATCCACGTCGCGGACCTGGCCGAGGCCCACCTGCTGGCCCTGACGGCCGCCCGGCCGGGCGAGCACCTGATCTGCAACCTCGGCAACGGCAACGGCTTCTCCGTCCGCGAGGTCATCGAGACGGTCCGCCGGGTCACCGGCCACCCGGTCCCCGAGACCGTCGCCCCGCGCCGCGGCGGCGACCCGGCCGTCCTGGTCGCCTCGGCCGAGGCGGCCCGCGAGAAACTGGGCTGGAACCCGTCCCGCGCGGACCTCGCCGGGATCGTCGCGGACGCCTGGGAGTTCGCACAGCACATCGCTAAGGAGCACTAG
- the galK gene encoding galactokinase, with translation MGAQQVAQRFTELYGAQPEGVWAAPGRVNLIGEHTDYNDGFVMPFALPHRATAALARRDDGVLRLHSADIEGGVAELRLDTLAPGSDENWTAYPAGVVWALREAGHAVTGADVHLSSTVPTGAGLSSSAALEVVIALALNDLYGLGLQRWQLARLCQRAENVYVGAPTGIMDQTASACCEQGHALFLDTRDLSQRQIPFDLAAEGLRLLVVDTQVKHAHSGGEYGKRRAGCEKGAALLGVDALRDVPYAGLDAALERLGDEAEVRRLVRHIVTENHRVERVVELLRAGDTRAIGPVLTEGHASLRDDFRISCPELDLVVDTALATGALGARMTGGGFGGSAIVLTEAADVDTHTKAVEEAFAAAGFTAPRVFEAVPSAGARRLV, from the coding sequence GTGGGGGCACAGCAGGTCGCGCAGCGCTTCACCGAGCTGTACGGGGCGCAGCCGGAGGGTGTGTGGGCGGCGCCGGGCCGGGTCAACCTGATCGGCGAGCACACCGACTACAACGACGGCTTCGTCATGCCGTTCGCGCTGCCGCACCGGGCGACCGCGGCGCTCGCGCGCAGGGACGACGGCGTGCTGCGGCTGCACTCGGCGGACATCGAGGGCGGCGTGGCGGAACTGCGCCTGGACACCCTCGCCCCCGGGAGCGACGAGAACTGGACGGCGTACCCGGCGGGCGTGGTCTGGGCCCTGCGCGAGGCGGGCCACGCGGTCACGGGCGCCGACGTCCACCTCTCCTCGACGGTCCCGACCGGTGCCGGCCTGTCCTCCTCGGCGGCCCTGGAAGTCGTGATCGCGCTCGCCCTCAACGACCTCTACGGCCTCGGCCTGCAGCGCTGGCAGCTGGCCCGCCTGTGCCAGCGCGCCGAGAACGTCTACGTCGGCGCGCCGACCGGCATCATGGACCAGACGGCCTCGGCCTGCTGCGAGCAGGGCCACGCGCTCTTCCTCGACACCCGCGACCTGTCCCAGCGGCAGATCCCCTTCGACCTCGCGGCCGAGGGGCTGCGCCTGCTGGTGGTCGACACCCAGGTCAAGCACGCGCACAGCGGCGGTGAGTACGGCAAGCGCCGGGCCGGCTGCGAGAAGGGCGCGGCCCTGCTCGGCGTCGACGCCCTGCGCGACGTCCCGTACGCCGGGCTGGACGCGGCGCTGGAGCGGCTCGGCGACGAGGCGGAGGTACGGCGCCTGGTCCGGCACATCGTGACGGAGAACCACCGGGTCGAGCGGGTCGTGGAACTCCTCCGGGCCGGCGACACCCGCGCCATCGGCCCGGTCCTCACCGAGGGTCACGCCTCCCTGCGCGACGACTTCCGGATCTCCTGCCCCGAGCTGGACCTGGTCGTCGACACGGCGCTGGCCACCGGCGCCCTGGGCGCCCGGATGACGGGCGGCGGCTTCGGCGGCTCGGCGATCGTCCTGACGGAGGCCGCCGACGTCGACACGCACACCAAGGCCGTCGAAGAGGCCTTCGCGGCGGCGGGCTTCACGGCCCCGCGCGTCTTCGAGGCGGTGCCCTCGGCGGGGGCCCGGCGGCTGGTCTGA
- a CDS encoding GNAT family N-acetyltransferase: MFRIEAEVDKDRRDLLRSRLRDTNTAASPVLAALRGTPGAREVPLHVWALDEAGELAGGLVGHTWATWLHVTYLWVDAAHRGTGLGSHLLARAEHIAATDRACTASRLETWDFQAPRFYEKQGYEVKCVIPGYPPGITEYTLTKRLSAP; the protein is encoded by the coding sequence ATGTTTCGTATTGAGGCGGAAGTCGACAAAGACCGACGTGATCTGCTCCGCTCGCGGCTGCGGGACACCAACACGGCGGCGTCCCCGGTGCTGGCCGCCCTGCGCGGCACGCCCGGGGCACGCGAAGTCCCCCTCCACGTCTGGGCGCTGGACGAGGCCGGCGAGCTGGCGGGCGGCCTGGTCGGCCACACCTGGGCGACCTGGCTGCACGTCACCTACCTGTGGGTCGACGCCGCCCACCGTGGCACGGGCCTCGGTTCGCACCTGCTGGCGAGGGCGGAACACATCGCCGCCACCGACCGCGCCTGCACCGCGTCCCGCCTGGAGACCTGGGACTTCCAGGCCCCGCGCTTCTACGAGAAACAGGGCTACGAGGTGAAGTGCGTGATCCCCGGCTATCCACCGGGGATCACGGAGTACACCTTGACCAAGCGGCTGTCGGCGCCGTGA
- a CDS encoding LuxR C-terminal-related transcriptional regulator → MVRIRVLVVDDHRIFAESLAAALAAEPDVDVSAAGSGPAALRCLERAAAEGRRYDVLLVDADLGGNVPGSRPAVPVQEGNEEGLVDGISLVTGVRAAQPGVRTVVLAEKDDPRRAALALQAGASGWVAKDCSLSRLLTVIRGVLRDETHLPPALLTGVLKELTAARRHRTESERLVEALTPREREVLRCMVAGLGRKAVAERLFLSPHTVRTHMQNVLGKLGVHSTLAAVALARRAGVGPADLAGDVVERGGQLA, encoded by the coding sequence GTGGTTCGTATCCGAGTCCTGGTCGTGGACGACCACCGCATCTTCGCCGAGTCGCTCGCCGCCGCCCTGGCCGCCGAGCCGGACGTCGACGTCTCCGCCGCCGGCAGCGGCCCCGCCGCGCTGCGCTGTCTGGAGCGCGCCGCCGCCGAGGGCCGCCGCTACGACGTCCTCCTGGTCGACGCCGACCTGGGCGGCAACGTGCCCGGCAGCCGCCCGGCCGTGCCGGTGCAGGAGGGCAACGAGGAAGGGCTCGTCGACGGGATCTCGCTGGTCACGGGCGTGCGCGCCGCCCAGCCCGGCGTACGGACCGTCGTGCTCGCCGAGAAGGACGACCCCCGGCGGGCGGCGCTCGCGCTCCAGGCCGGCGCCTCGGGGTGGGTCGCCAAGGACTGCTCGCTGTCGCGGCTGCTGACGGTGATCCGGGGGGTGCTGCGCGACGAGACGCACCTGCCGCCCGCCCTGCTCACCGGCGTGCTGAAGGAGCTGACGGCCGCGCGCCGGCACCGCACCGAGAGCGAGCGGCTGGTCGAGGCCCTCACGCCCAGGGAGCGGGAGGTGCTGCGCTGCATGGTCGCCGGGCTGGGCAGGAAGGCCGTCGCCGAGCGGCTGTTCCTCTCCCCGCACACCGTGCGCACCCATATGCAGAACGTCCTCGGCAAGCTCGGCGTCCACTCCACGCTGGCCGCCGTGGCACTCGCCCGGCGCGCCGGAGTCGGCCCGGCCGACCTAGCCGGGGATGTTGTCGAACGGGGCGGTCAGCTGGCGTAG